A stretch of Methanobrevibacter sp. YE315 DNA encodes these proteins:
- a CDS encoding amino acid ABC transporter ATP-binding protein, which yields MSLLEIKNLKKSFGDNVVLKDISLKVERGEVLAIIGPSGSGKSTLLRCITGLDHEDSGVINFDGTFGLVFQNFNLFPHHSVMKNITNAPLKVQKRNKEEVYDHARDLLKKMGLEDKENAYPCELSGGQQQRVSIARALAMNPDILFFDEPTSALDPELTGEILTVIKQLAAEKMTMVIVTHEMNFARNVSDTIIFMDGGVIVEEGSPEEVFSSNNQRMQEFLGKFND from the coding sequence ATGAGTTTACTTGAAATTAAAAATCTTAAAAAAAGCTTTGGCGACAATGTCGTTTTAAAAGACATTTCACTTAAAGTTGAAAGAGGTGAAGTATTGGCAATCATCGGCCCTTCAGGATCAGGAAAATCCACTTTGCTCAGATGCATAACAGGACTTGATCATGAAGACAGCGGTGTAATCAACTTTGACGGAACTTTTGGATTGGTTTTCCAGAATTTCAACCTGTTTCCACATCATTCCGTAATGAAAAACATAACCAATGCTCCTTTAAAAGTTCAAAAAAGAAACAAAGAAGAAGTTTATGACCATGCCCGTGATTTGCTTAAAAAGATGGGCTTGGAAGACAAGGAAAACGCCTATCCATGTGAGCTTTCAGGTGGTCAGCAACAAAGGGTTTCAATTGCAAGAGCACTGGCAATGAATCCTGACATACTATTCTTTGATGAACCTACTTCAGCGCTTGACCCTGAACTTACAGGCGAGATTTTGACTGTAATCAAACAGTTGGCTGCTGAAAAAATGACTATGGTTATCGTTACCCACGAAATGAATTTTGCGCGCAATGTATCAGATACAATCATATTCATGGACGGGGGCGTAATTGTAGAAGAAGGTTCACCTGAAGAGGTATTTTCATCTAACAACCAAAGAATGCAGGAATTCTTGGGTAAATTTAACGATTAA